The following proteins are co-located in the Paenibacillus sp. JNUCC32 genome:
- a CDS encoding glycoside hydrolase family 95 protein — MTLYSAEHKNTTLWYRKPAAKWEEALPLGNGRLGAMVFGGVQEECIQWNEDTLWSGFPRDTNNYEALRYLAKARELIASGKNAEAEQLIEGRMVGRNTESFLPLGDLLIRQSGIGDSCSEYRRELNLDTGIASTRFQGGGSDHIFSRDMFISAVDQVGVIRYECSGSGSIQLEIGLRSPLQHRTRTEEDGTLVLHGHAPTHIADNYRGDHPGSVLYEDGLGIRYEMRLLALTDSGQVTIDDSGMRICAAGSVTLLVAAATNFEGFDRSPGSGGTDPSGICRERLQGAMRHGVEQLRSRHVQDHQALFRRLELQLGRPENERSIAALATDERMEAYREGREDAALEALMFQFGRYLLIASSRPGTQPAHLQGIWNPHVQPPWNSDYTTNINTEMNYWPAETTRLSECHEPLIQMIRELSVSGARTAKIHYGARGWVAHHNVDLWRMASPSDGRAMWAFWPMGGAWLCRHLWERYQFHPDLEYLRETAYPLMRGAALFCLDWLIEDGKGHLVTSPSTSPENQFLTAEGLPCSVSAGSTMDMAIIRDLFHNCIEASQLLEQDDELREEWKAAVARLLPYAIDDEGRLMEWSKPYPEAEPGHRHVSHLYGLYPGSDITLQDTPQLAEAAYRTLMSRIDHGGGHTGWSCVWLINLFARLQQPDKAYDYVRTLISRSMHPNLLGDHPPFQIDANFGGSAGLVEMLLQSHLDAIHLLPALPKAWAEGSVRGLKARGGFIVDMEWKDGILASASITSTHGRICRIQYSEPLAVRREDGSVVTTGDRLSFETVSGMTYQIALAAMEAL; from the coding sequence ATTACGCTGTATTCAGCAGAGCATAAGAACACAACCCTGTGGTACCGGAAGCCTGCGGCCAAGTGGGAAGAAGCGCTTCCGCTTGGAAACGGCCGCCTTGGCGCCATGGTGTTCGGAGGCGTACAGGAAGAATGCATTCAATGGAACGAAGATACGCTCTGGTCCGGCTTTCCCCGGGACACGAATAATTACGAGGCTCTCCGGTATCTGGCAAAGGCGAGGGAACTGATTGCGTCCGGCAAGAATGCCGAAGCCGAACAGTTGATCGAGGGCAGGATGGTTGGCAGAAATACGGAGTCCTTTTTGCCGTTAGGAGATCTGTTGATCCGACAGTCGGGAATAGGGGATTCATGCTCGGAATACAGGCGCGAACTGAACCTGGATACGGGGATCGCTTCCACTCGTTTTCAAGGTGGCGGCTCCGATCATATTTTCAGCAGGGATATGTTCATCAGTGCGGTTGACCAGGTCGGGGTTATCCGTTATGAATGCTCGGGGAGCGGATCCATCCAATTGGAGATCGGTTTACGTTCACCGCTGCAGCATCGTACGCGTACAGAGGAAGACGGGACGCTGGTGTTGCATGGGCATGCTCCGACTCATATTGCTGATAATTACAGGGGCGATCATCCCGGGTCGGTGCTTTATGAGGATGGGCTGGGCATTCGGTACGAAATGAGGCTGCTGGCCTTGACGGACAGCGGTCAGGTGACGATCGATGACAGCGGCATGCGCATTTGCGCGGCAGGCTCGGTTACGCTGCTGGTTGCGGCTGCTACGAATTTTGAAGGCTTCGATCGTTCTCCGGGTTCTGGCGGTACCGATCCGTCCGGCATATGCAGGGAGAGACTTCAGGGCGCCATGCGGCATGGTGTTGAACAATTGCGTTCACGGCACGTCCAGGACCATCAAGCCTTATTCAGACGTCTGGAGCTTCAGCTTGGCCGTCCAGAGAATGAGCGTTCCATAGCAGCTTTAGCCACCGACGAGCGGATGGAAGCGTACCGGGAAGGACGAGAGGATGCTGCGCTCGAAGCGCTGATGTTTCAATTCGGAAGATATTTGCTCATTGCCAGCTCCCGGCCGGGTACACAGCCCGCCCATCTGCAGGGCATATGGAATCCCCATGTCCAGCCGCCATGGAACAGCGATTACACAACGAATATCAATACCGAGATGAATTATTGGCCGGCGGAAACGACGCGTCTGAGCGAGTGCCACGAGCCGCTCATCCAAATGATCCGGGAGCTTAGCGTAAGCGGTGCCCGGACCGCGAAGATTCACTATGGCGCCCGTGGATGGGTCGCCCATCATAACGTGGATTTATGGCGAATGGCCAGTCCGAGCGATGGCAGAGCCATGTGGGCCTTCTGGCCAATGGGCGGTGCTTGGCTGTGCCGGCATCTATGGGAGCGTTATCAATTCCACCCGGATCTTGAATACTTGCGGGAAACGGCGTATCCACTGATGCGTGGAGCCGCTTTGTTTTGCCTGGATTGGCTGATTGAGGACGGGAAAGGGCATCTGGTGACCAGCCCGTCGACATCGCCGGAGAATCAGTTTCTTACCGCGGAAGGCCTGCCTTGCAGCGTGTCGGCAGGTTCGACCATGGATATGGCCATCATTCGCGATTTATTCCATAACTGCATCGAAGCTTCGCAGCTGTTGGAGCAAGATGATGAACTGCGGGAGGAATGGAAAGCTGCGGTCGCGCGCCTGCTCCCTTACGCCATCGATGACGAGGGCAGGCTCATGGAATGGAGCAAGCCGTATCCGGAAGCGGAGCCCGGACATCGGCACGTATCCCATTTGTACGGATTGTACCCCGGCTCCGATATTACCCTCCAAGATACGCCGCAGCTTGCAGAAGCTGCTTATCGTACGCTGATGTCGCGCATCGATCACGGAGGGGGGCATACGGGCTGGAGCTGCGTATGGCTGATTAACCTGTTTGCCCGACTGCAGCAGCCGGACAAGGCTTATGATTATGTCCGGACCCTGATTTCCCGCTCCATGCACCCCAATCTGCTCGGGGACCATCCCCCGTTCCAGATCGATGCGAATTTTGGAGGCAGCGCCGGACTTGTAGAAATGCTGCTCCAGAGCCATTTGGATGCCATTCATCTGCTGCCGGCGCTGCCGAAAGCGTGGGCGGAAGGCTCCGTGCGAGGATTGAAGGCCCGCGGAGGATTTATCGTGGATATGGAATGGAAGGACGGCATTCTTGCGTCCGCAAGCATAACCTCTACGCATGGCCGGATCTGCAGAATTCAATATTCCGAGCCTCTCGCCGTTCGAAGGGAAGACGGGAGCGTTGTGACGACGGGAGATCGGCTTTCTTTTGAGACGGTGAGCGGCATGACTTACCAGATTGCATTGGCTGCCATGGAGGCATTGTGA
- a CDS encoding beta-galactosidase — MINEKLPKMWYGGDYNPEQWDAEAWKEDDRMFKLAGIDVATINVFSWALSQPNEDTYDFAWLDETIDRLYRNGVYICLATSTGAHPAWMARKYPDVLRVDYEGRKRKFGGRHNSCPNSPTYRKYATIMAGKLAERYKDHPAVLIWHVSNEYGGYCYCDNCAAAFRTWLEQRYGTLDAVNKAWNTRFWGHTFYDWEDIVVPNALSEEWSGNRTNFQGISLDYRRFQSDSLLDCYKLERDELKRLTPDIPVTTNLMGFYPELDYFKWAKEMDVVSWDNYPSLDTPYSYTAMAHALMRGLKGGQPFMLMEQTPSVQNWQPYNSAKRPGVMRLWSYQAVAHGADTVMFFQLRRSIGACEKYHGAVIEHVGHEHTRVFRECAELGKELQQLGDRILDARSDAKVAIIYDWENRWGIDLSSGPTVALNYVNEVHKYYDALHQLHIQTDMISVEEDFRKYDVVIAPVMYMAKLGFAERVEAFVSQGGTFVTTFFSGIVNENDLVTLGGYPGELRKVMGIWAEEIDALLPGQQNQVVMRGRKGQLEGTYDCGILCDVIHAEGAEVVAEYGSDYYQGMPSLTVNAFGQGKAWYVATSPEPKFLRDLMQTICSDHGIKPVLNAPEGIEVTKRVKEGAEFIFVLNHMPERKSVSLDGEAYVDLLTGEELRDICEVPARGVLILEKRLG, encoded by the coding sequence ATGATTAACGAAAAGCTGCCGAAAATGTGGTACGGCGGGGATTATAATCCCGAGCAGTGGGATGCGGAAGCGTGGAAGGAAGATGACCGCATGTTTAAGCTGGCGGGCATCGACGTAGCCACCATAAATGTATTCTCCTGGGCTTTGAGTCAGCCGAATGAGGATACGTACGATTTTGCTTGGCTGGACGAGACGATTGACCGGCTGTACCGGAACGGGGTGTATATCTGTTTGGCAACGAGCACGGGAGCCCATCCGGCCTGGATGGCGCGCAAATACCCGGATGTGCTGCGCGTCGACTACGAGGGCCGCAAACGCAAATTCGGCGGACGCCATAACTCCTGTCCGAACAGCCCCACCTACCGAAAATACGCCACAATCATGGCAGGCAAGCTGGCGGAACGCTATAAGGATCATCCGGCCGTCCTGATCTGGCACGTATCGAACGAATATGGCGGGTACTGCTACTGCGACAATTGCGCCGCGGCATTCCGGACTTGGCTCGAGCAGCGATATGGCACGCTGGATGCCGTAAACAAGGCATGGAATACCCGCTTCTGGGGCCACACCTTCTATGACTGGGAAGACATCGTCGTTCCTAACGCTTTAAGCGAGGAGTGGTCCGGCAACCGGACGAATTTCCAAGGCATATCCCTGGATTACCGCCGTTTCCAGTCCGACAGCCTGCTGGACTGCTACAAGCTGGAGCGGGATGAATTGAAGCGGCTCACGCCGGATATACCGGTGACCACGAATCTTATGGGTTTTTATCCGGAGCTGGACTATTTCAAATGGGCCAAGGAGATGGATGTCGTATCCTGGGACAACTATCCGTCGCTGGATACCCCGTACAGCTATACCGCCATGGCGCATGCCCTGATGCGGGGGCTTAAGGGCGGTCAGCCCTTTATGCTGATGGAGCAGACGCCGAGCGTTCAGAACTGGCAGCCGTATAACTCGGCCAAGCGCCCAGGGGTAATGCGATTGTGGAGCTATCAAGCGGTCGCCCACGGCGCGGATACGGTGATGTTCTTCCAGCTGCGCCGTTCGATCGGAGCCTGCGAGAAGTATCACGGCGCGGTCATCGAGCATGTCGGACATGAACATACCCGCGTATTCCGCGAGTGCGCCGAGCTGGGCAAGGAGCTGCAGCAGCTGGGAGACCGGATCCTGGATGCCCGTTCCGATGCCAAAGTCGCGATCATCTACGACTGGGAGAACCGGTGGGGCATTGACCTGTCGAGCGGTCCGACCGTCGCCCTCAATTACGTGAACGAGGTCCATAAATATTACGATGCCCTGCACCAGCTGCATATTCAGACCGATATGATCAGCGTGGAAGAGGACTTCCGGAAGTATGACGTTGTCATCGCGCCGGTGATGTATATGGCCAAACTGGGATTTGCAGAACGCGTGGAGGCCTTTGTATCGCAAGGCGGCACCTTTGTGACGACCTTCTTCAGCGGCATCGTGAACGAGAATGATCTGGTGACGCTGGGCGGTTACCCGGGCGAACTGCGCAAGGTCATGGGAATTTGGGCCGAGGAGATTGATGCGCTTCTTCCGGGCCAGCAGAATCAGGTGGTAATGCGGGGCCGGAAAGGCCAGCTGGAAGGCACCTACGACTGCGGCATTCTGTGCGACGTGATCCATGCCGAGGGAGCTGAGGTCGTTGCCGAATACGGCTCGGACTACTATCAAGGCATGCCATCGTTGACCGTGAACGCTTTCGGACAAGGGAAGGCCTGGTATGTGGCCACAAGCCCGGAGCCTAAATTCCTGCGAGATTTGATGCAAACGATATGCAGCGACCATGGCATTAAGCCTGTCCTGAACGCTCCCGAAGGCATTGAGGTGACAAAGCGGGTGAAGGAGGGCGCGGAGTTTATCTTTGTGCTCAATCACATGCCCGAGCGCAAATCCGTGTCCTTGGATGGGGAAGCCTATGTTGACCTGCTGACAGGGGAGGAGCTTCGGGATATCTGCGAAGTGCCGGCACGAGGCGTGTTGATATTAGAGAAGCGGTTGGGATAG
- a CDS encoding response regulator transcription factor, with protein MKALIVDDESRVRKAIRLLVQWEAHGITEIEEAANGLEAMELIPAFRPHLVLMDMLMPLKNGVDLMEWIHKHYPDIKFIVISGHDDFEFVRNTIWYSGTDYILKPIEEDVINQAVAKATAAWKAEEQERLAARQQHVQVNEYRPVYSEKLLSSLIDDRSAHSQVVNRLSDEGIVPAQTNAIRLAVMQIDKSDHALYGRFGHHQDLLMFALLNICNEFLQKDRIGIAFRPFGSPHQLVLLLWEQLATVPTLLQEINSGMFRTLSRQMHFGISPEGQYPVDVPELYAQCSNALRSRDLTVLNHFIHDAEQQRRSGMDHHRGVQFSGFEDTWKLAVLSGQPAPIAEAVDSFLAAIRKSGVLTPELLERWDREIDRFAHHVIHETANPSSEALLKLYKEESATIERPSPDKYVCSLAEWQQYWDQLMSLLASALQSQKQTGQDLIHDITAFIEQNYQNDVSLYDIANRFHVSREYISRKFKQKHGINIPEHLNRIRISKAKILLQNPGLKMAAISEMVGFKNEKYFSLVFKKQEGISPKEFRKLHEKDA; from the coding sequence ATGAAGGCATTGATCGTGGATGACGAGTCTCGCGTGCGCAAAGCCATCCGCCTGCTGGTCCAGTGGGAAGCGCACGGGATTACCGAAATAGAGGAAGCGGCCAACGGGCTGGAGGCGATGGAGCTGATCCCGGCGTTTCGGCCCCATCTTGTGCTGATGGACATGCTCATGCCCCTCAAAAACGGCGTGGATCTCATGGAATGGATTCACAAACATTACCCGGACATCAAATTCATCGTCATCAGCGGGCATGACGATTTCGAATTCGTGCGTAACACCATCTGGTACAGCGGAACGGATTATATCCTGAAACCCATCGAGGAGGACGTCATCAACCAAGCGGTCGCCAAGGCGACCGCGGCCTGGAAGGCGGAGGAGCAAGAACGCCTTGCGGCGCGGCAGCAGCATGTTCAGGTGAACGAGTACCGGCCGGTCTATTCGGAGAAGCTGTTATCCAGCCTTATTGATGACAGGAGCGCCCATTCCCAGGTGGTCAACCGCCTCAGCGATGAAGGCATCGTGCCGGCGCAGACCAACGCAATACGCCTGGCCGTCATGCAAATCGACAAGTCAGATCATGCGCTGTACGGCCGCTTCGGCCATCATCAGGATCTGCTGATGTTCGCCCTGTTGAATATTTGCAATGAATTTCTGCAAAAGGACCGGATCGGGATTGCTTTCCGTCCATTCGGATCGCCGCATCAACTGGTTCTCTTATTGTGGGAACAGCTCGCCACGGTCCCTACGCTACTTCAAGAGATCAATAGCGGGATGTTTCGGACGCTGTCGCGCCAGATGCATTTTGGCATAAGTCCGGAAGGTCAATATCCGGTAGACGTTCCCGAGCTCTATGCCCAATGCTCGAATGCCCTGCGTTCGCGTGATTTAACGGTCCTGAACCATTTCATCCACGATGCCGAGCAGCAGCGACGATCCGGGATGGATCATCATCGGGGCGTCCAGTTCAGCGGGTTCGAGGATACCTGGAAGCTTGCTGTACTTAGCGGTCAGCCTGCTCCCATTGCCGAGGCCGTCGATTCGTTCCTTGCCGCCATCCGAAAAAGCGGCGTTCTCACGCCCGAGCTTCTGGAGCGATGGGACCGCGAAATTGATCGGTTCGCCCATCACGTCATTCATGAAACCGCGAATCCGTCGTCTGAGGCTTTGTTGAAATTGTACAAAGAGGAAAGCGCCACCATCGAGCGGCCAAGCCCGGACAAATATGTATGCTCCTTGGCGGAATGGCAGCAGTATTGGGATCAATTAATGAGCCTGCTGGCCTCGGCGCTGCAGTCCCAGAAGCAGACAGGGCAGGACCTGATCCACGACATCACGGCGTTTATCGAGCAAAACTATCAGAACGACGTATCACTGTACGATATTGCAAACCGGTTTCACGTAAGCCGGGAGTACATCTCCCGCAAATTCAAGCAGAAGCACGGGATTAATATCCCCGAGCATCTGAACCGGATCCGCATCTCGAAGGCCAAAATCCTGCTGCAAAATCCGGGGCTGAAAATGGCCGCGATTTCCGAAATGGTCGGCTTTAAGAACGAGAAATATTTCAGTCTTGTTTTTAAGAAACAAGAGGGCATTTCGCCCAAGGAATTCCGAAAGCTGCACGAGAAGGATGCCTAG